In Candidatus Nitronauta litoralis, one DNA window encodes the following:
- a CDS encoding lipoate--protein ligase family protein, translated as MIMVDWRLIKDGQLNGKCNMAVDHALLIACDELSTQPTLRLYGWNQPTITVGHSQNIEHDIDLGRAQKMGVEIVRRPTGGRALWHGSEVTYSVVAPLGTPGLGHHLKDIFESISRYLISGLVRLGVPETILEFQTGGNRSRGPERSSACFAELHFGEITAGGKKLIGSAQRRTQHAFLQHGSILIGEDFDRFTRVCRYENKEKRRQACQRLRKTSTNLQQVLQAPVNFEAVVPSLLEGFRDEANIQLQPEKLTSKECALRDAILRGS; from the coding sequence ATGATTATGGTCGACTGGCGGTTGATAAAGGATGGACAATTGAATGGAAAGTGCAATATGGCAGTGGACCATGCCCTGCTCATCGCCTGTGATGAACTTTCTACCCAACCCACCCTGCGTTTGTATGGCTGGAATCAACCAACTATTACCGTGGGACATTCCCAGAATATTGAACACGATATCGACCTTGGGCGTGCACAGAAAATGGGCGTGGAGATTGTGCGTCGGCCAACAGGTGGACGGGCATTGTGGCACGGCAGTGAGGTGACCTATTCGGTTGTAGCGCCCCTGGGCACTCCGGGTCTTGGCCATCACTTAAAAGATATATTTGAATCCATCTCTCGCTACCTTATTTCGGGGTTGGTTCGGTTGGGCGTTCCGGAAACAATTCTTGAGTTTCAGACGGGTGGTAATAGAAGTAGAGGGCCAGAACGTTCTTCGGCCTGTTTTGCTGAGCTCCATTTTGGGGAAATCACTGCGGGTGGGAAAAAGTTGATTGGTTCAGCGCAGAGGCGAACCCAGCACGCATTTTTGCAACACGGATCTATTTTGATCGGCGAAGATTTTGACCGGTTTACCCGCGTATGTCGATACGAAAATAAAGAAAAAAGGCGGCAGGCTTGCCAGCGGTTGCGAAAGACCTCAACAAATTTGCAACAGGTTTTGCAGGCTCCGGTTAATTTCGAGGCGGTTGTCCCTTCTTTGCTGGAGGGTTTTCGCGATGAAGCCAACATCCAGTTGCAACCGGAAAAATTGACTTCAAAGGAATGCGCGCTAAGGGATGCAATCCTTCGGGGAAGTTGA
- a CDS encoding VCBS repeat-containing protein, which translates to MNLIYPRSKPLIAIATLLLIFSLFLNGCGRSSLLKKNPRLQQFVDQTGPWLPKGRGAIRFARFFHANRDGVIDLVVVREPSGRPPVVETWINRDEEQLEPLDRFWKGASGEKIHDIEIGDFNRDGTHEVALLGKFADDSKVKILTNNGRGYLFEDREKVLPIVKEEMDRFDVVDLDKDHNPDILLFNSRQATEPEASVSYPVQFLLNIGDAYFQDKTKLLWPLIDHGIAGGVYADYDNDRTLDVFLYYTSGKNAVLLNNGLGQLTDHSGSNLPPIKNQAVHSDWADFDQDGDQDLIVLTRKISKSGKEHSRELHYGLENNGQGYFTKRTMKVMPPFPVHRIYLLDGDGDEWPDMILVSTRGTYYLRGRGPWKFSIETKKRLPNGQPFKEMTFGDVNDDGYLDIFGVTPKGRGVLWVTEF; encoded by the coding sequence ATGAATTTGATCTATCCTCGCAGTAAACCTCTTATAGCCATTGCGACTCTGTTACTGATTTTCTCCCTCTTTCTAAACGGGTGCGGTCGCTCCAGCCTGCTTAAAAAAAATCCGCGTTTGCAGCAATTTGTTGATCAGACGGGGCCCTGGTTACCCAAAGGCAGGGGGGCAATCCGTTTTGCACGGTTTTTCCATGCTAACAGGGATGGTGTGATTGATCTGGTGGTTGTGCGCGAACCATCGGGTCGGCCTCCCGTGGTGGAAACCTGGATCAATCGGGATGAGGAACAGTTGGAACCGTTGGACAGGTTCTGGAAAGGGGCTTCCGGGGAAAAAATTCACGACATTGAAATTGGCGATTTTAATCGCGACGGAACCCACGAAGTGGCCCTGCTTGGAAAGTTTGCCGATGACAGTAAAGTGAAAATTCTGACCAACAATGGCCGGGGTTATTTATTTGAAGACCGTGAAAAAGTATTGCCAATTGTTAAGGAAGAAATGGACCGTTTCGATGTGGTGGACCTCGACAAGGATCATAATCCTGACATCCTGTTGTTTAATTCCAGGCAAGCGACAGAGCCAGAGGCGTCGGTCTCCTATCCCGTTCAGTTTCTGCTGAACATTGGTGACGCCTATTTTCAGGACAAGACGAAACTGCTGTGGCCGTTGATTGATCACGGGATCGCGGGTGGGGTCTACGCAGATTATGATAATGACCGGACGCTGGATGTTTTCCTGTATTACACCAGCGGGAAGAATGCGGTTTTACTCAACAACGGGCTGGGGCAGTTGACCGATCATAGCGGCAGCAATCTGCCTCCAATAAAAAACCAGGCGGTTCATTCCGACTGGGCTGACTTTGACCAGGATGGAGATCAGGATTTGATCGTGCTCACCCGCAAAATCTCGAAAAGCGGAAAAGAACACAGCCGGGAACTGCATTATGGGCTTGAAAATAACGGACAGGGATATTTTACAAAGAGGACCATGAAAGTTATGCCACCGTTCCCGGTGCACAGGATTTATCTGCTCGACGGGGACGGGGATGAATGGCCCGATATGATTCTGGTTTCAACACGTGGGACTTATTACCTTCGCGGACGGGGACCTTGGAAATTTTCTATCGAGACAAAAAAACGCCTACCCAATGGGCAACCCTTCAAGGAGATGACCTTCGGTGATGTCAACGACGACGGTTACCTTGATATCTTTGGTGTCACCCCGAAAGGCCGCGGTGTGCTCTGGGTCACCGAGTTTTAA